The window GACGCGCTGGACCCGGAGGACGCAAAAGCCATCCTCGCCGCTGCCGATGCCGTGCGCCGTTATCACGAGTGCCAAGGATATAAATCCTATTGCCTCGAAACATGGCCCGGCGGCGTGGCGGAGCGGCGCGTCACGCCGCTGGAGGTGGCAGGCCTCTACGTGCCTGCGGGCACCGCGCCTCTGGTCTCAACGCTGCTCATGCTCGCCATCCCGGCGCAGATCGCTCGCGTCAGCCGCATCGCTGTCCTCACCCCGCCCGTCGGGAAGGCCGGGCCGGACCGCACCATTCTGGGCGCGGCGGGCCTGCTTGGCCTTGATGAGGTGTACGCGCTTGGGGGCGCGCACGGGGTTGCCGCGCTGGGCCTCGGCGTTGCGGGACTTCCCCGCGCTGACCGCATTTTCGGGCCCGGCAATGCCTATGTCGCGGCCGCCAAGGCGCTGCTCGCGCAGACGCCCGGCGGCGCGGCGGCGGACCTTCCCGCTGGCCCTTCCGAGGTCATCATCATCGCCGATGACAGCGCGGACCCGGACTTTGTCGCCCTCGATCTGCTCGCCCAGGCAGAGCATGACCGCCTCGCTCAAGTTCTGCTCATCGCTTTCTCCGAAGGATTCATCGACCTGGTGGAAAGCGCTCTCAAAGCCCGCCTTGAGGGACTTCCCAGGCGTGACATCGCGCTTGCGGCGCTTTCCGCGTCCAAGGCATTCCTCGTAAGGAACGAAGCGGAAGCGGTGGCTGCGGCGAATGCCTATGCGGGCGAGCACCTCATCATCCAGACAGCCGATCCGGAAGCGCTCTGCGGTGAGATCCGCCATGCCGGGTCCATATTCCTTGGTCCATGGACGCCCGAAGCCGCTGGCGACTACGCCGCGGGCCCCAACCATTCGCTGCCCACTGCCGGGGCCGCCCGCGCCTATGGCGGGGTCAGTGTCGAGATGTTCCAGAAGACGACCAGCGTTCTGCGTTTCGAGGCCAGAGGCGCAGCCGCCATCGCGCCCACGGTCGAGCGGCTCGCCGCCCTTGAAGGGCTCGATGCGCACCGGCTCGCCATGGCCGTGCGCCGGGAAAAGGCGCAAGAGGAGATGATCTGACATGAGCGCCATTATAGACCTCTCCCGAGGGGCGGGGATAAGGGCAGAACTATCCCGCAAGGCGCTGCTCGCCCGGCTGTCGGATATTCTGGGGTGCGACCCTGAAGCGCTCGTCCTCGCTGCGAACGCCGAGGCGGCGCAGCAAGCGCTCGAAGGTGTGGATACATCCTTCGACACCAGCCGTTTGGCTGAGGGTCTCGCGGCGCTGGAAAGCCCGTCGAAAGAAGGCGTTACGCTCTACCGGCTGGGCCGCGAGATCAGCGATTACGTGGTGATAGATACGCGAAATCCGGCGCTGGCGGCGGAACTCACCGATAAATCGGCCCTGCCATACCCTTATCTGGCCCCTGACATAGTACCGCGCCTCACGCCGGCCGCCATTGCATCGGCGAAAGCTGAATGGGATCAGTATGTTTCGCTGATGCTGTCATGTGCTGCGCGAATGGGTGAACTGACGGGCGCGGTGGTGGATAGAGAGGGGGATAAACTCACCCTTTCCAGCCCCGATAAGGGCGCTCTGGCGCAGCGCCTCGCCGCTTTGGGGCTGAAACTGGAGGAGACGGGCGAGGGCTTCACCGCCTGGGTGCTGACCCTTGCCGAAGCCAAGGCTCTGGCCGCCTATCTGGGTGGTCTCAAAGCCCCGCGCACGGCCTCGATCCGGCGCACCACGAAAGAGACCGACATCGCGCTCTATATCGATCTCGACGGAGAGGGCGGGCGGTTTGAAACCGGCGTCCACTTCTTCGATCACATGCTGGAGCAGGTCTCCCGCCATGGCGGCTTCCGTCTCGATGTGGTGTGCGAGGGCGATATCGAGGTCGATACCCACCACACGATCGAGGATGTGTGCCTGGCGCTGGGCGAGGCGATCCGCCTGGCGCTCGGCGACAAGGCCGGCATTGCCCGCTTCGGCTTTGCCCTGCCCATGGACGAGACGCGCGCAGGCGTGTGGATCGATCTTTCGGGCCGTCCTTACCTGCGTTTCGACGGCGAGATCCCCGGCGAGCGGGTGGGGGATTACCCGGTGGATATGTGCGCCCACGCTTTCCGCTCGATCTCGGAGACCCTGAAAGCGGCCATCCATGTCGAGGTGAGCGGGGATAACCCCCACCACATGATCGAGGCCTGTTACAAGGCGTTTGGCCGCGCGCTGCGCCAGGCCATCCGGATTGAGGGCGCCTCTATCCCCTCCACGAAGGGGGTATTGTGATGGGGGCCACCGCTTTTCTATCCCGCGTTTCACCGGCGTTTGCCGGGAAAACACTGCGGAGAAATACCCAAGCTTCGTCATTCCGGAAACGCCGTCAGGCGTTATCCGGAACCCAGCCATCTTTTTGTAAAGACTGGGTTCCGGGTCTCCCCCGGATCAAGTCCGGGCTCGCCCGGAATGACGAGGGTGGGGTAGTTGGAATAATACAATGACCCTCGCCCTTATCGATACCTCGACCGCGAATATCGCCTCCGTGCGCTATGCCTTGAACCGGCTCGGCGTCGAACCTGTCCTCGCCGCGACACCGGGAGAGGCGGCGCGCGCGGACAAACTTATCCTGCCGGGTGTGGGCGCGGCTGGCCCCGCAATGCGTGCGCTGGAGCGCTCCGGCTGGGCCGATGCCCTGCGTAATGACACCCGCCCGCTGCTGGGCGTGTGCCTGGGTATGCAGCTTTTGTTCGGGGAAAGTGACGAGGATAGCGGCACACGTACTCCCGTTCCCCTGCTGGGGCTTATCCCCGGCCGGGTGGAGCGTCTGGCCCCATCTGATGCGGGTCCGTGGCCGCACATGGGCTGGAATACCCTCTCTTTCCCGCCCGGTTCAGACCCGCTTCTCACCGGGATAGAGGAGGGGGCGCATGTCTATTTTGTCCACGGGTTTTACGTGCCCGAAGGCGCATCGACGCTGGCCACGACGGCTTACGGAACGCGGATAAGTGCGATGGTGCGCCATGGACACATTGCCGGCTGCCAGTTCCATCCCGAACGCTCCGGCGCTGTCGGCGCGCGTATATTGTCCAACTTTATCAAGGGTTAAACCGTGATACTTTATCCAGCCATAGATGTCCTCGAGGGGCGGGTAGTGCGCCTGGCAAAGGGGGATTTCGCCGCCGTTACCGACTATGGGGATGACCCCGCCGCGGTGGCTCGCAGCTATCTGAAAGCGGGGGCAGAATGGCTGCACCTGGTGGATCTTTCCGGCGCGCGCGATGGCAAGAGGCGTCAATTATCCCTGGTCGAAAGCGTCGCCGCGACGGGCATCAAGGTGCAGACCGGCGGCGGCGTACGCACGGGCGAAGACATTGAATCGCTGCTGGATTCCGGTGCTTCGCGGGTGGTGATCGGCTCGCTGGCCGTCACCGATCCGGGAAAGGTTTCCGGCTGGCTTGTCCGCTACGGGGCGCAGGCGATTGCCGCCGCCTTCGATGTGCGCATGAAGGGGGATACGCCCATCCCGGTGGTCAAGGGCTGGACCGAGGAAGCGGGGATAACGCTGGGGGAGCTCCTGCAGGCCTATCAACGCCACGGCCTGCGCCACGCGCTGGCGACAGACACCGGCCGGGACGGCATGCTGGAGGGCATCAATATCCCGCTTTATCAGAGCCTTGTGGCCTCGCGGCCGGAGATCGCCTGGCAGGCTTCGGGCGGTGTCGCCACGCTGGACGACATCCGGCAGGCCAAGGCCCTCAAAATGGGCGGAGTAATCATTGGCCGCGCGCTCTTTGAGGGCCGCTTCACGCTGGAAGAGGCGCTGGCATGCTAGCCCGGCGCATCATTCCCTGCCTTGATGTGCGCGATGGCAAGGTGGTCAAGGGCGTGCGCTTCAAAGACCATGAGGTGGTCGGCGATATTGTAGATCTGGCAAGGCTTTACGCCGAGCAGGGCGCTGACGAGCTGGTCTTCTATGACATCTCTGCCAGCCCGGAAGGGCGCGAGGTGGAGCCCCTCTGGGTGGCCCGTGTCGCGCAGGTGATCGACATACCGTTCTGCGTGGCGGGTGGCATCCGGTCAGTAGCGGCGGCCCGTGCGCGCCTGCATGCGGGAGCAGACAAAATATCCATCAACACCCCGGCCCTTGAAAACCCCAATCTGATCAATGCACTGGCGGAAGAATTTGGCAGCCAGTGTGTGGTTGTCGGCATGGATAGCCGCAAAATTGGGGGGATAAACCGGCTCCACCAATACACCGGCGATCCGGACCGGACCCTGACCAGCGAGCGCGACACGCTGTCATGGATAAAAGAGGTGATAGAGCGCGGCGCAGGCGAGATCGTGCTGAACTGCATGGACCAGGACGGCGTGCGCCAAGGCTATGATATTGAACAGCTAATCGCCGCCCGTGAGGTGTGCTCGGTACCCCTGATCGCCTCGGGCGGGGCGGGCGCGATGGACCATTTCGCCGAAGTGTTCAAAAAGGCCAATGTTGACGGGGCGTTAGCGGCAAGCGTCTTCCACAAGGGCGTCATTTCCATCCCCGATCTGAAGATCTATCTCGCACAATCCGGCATCGAGGTGCGCCCATGAGCGATGAACTCTCCCCGCTTTCTGCGGAGCAAATCGACTTTGAAAAGGGGGGCGGGCTGGTGCCTGCCATCGTCCAGCATGGCCTCACCGGCGAGGTGCTGATGCTGGGCTATATGAATGCGCAGGCGCTTGCCGCGACGCAGGAGAAGGGGCTCGTAACCTTCTGGTCGCGCTCGAAAAACCGGCTCTGGACCAAGGGCGAGACGTCTGGCGATGTGCTGCGCCTGGCCGGCCTCGCCGTTGATTGTGACCGTGACGCGATACTGGTGCAGGCTTTGCCCGAAGGGCCGACCTGTCACATCGGCACGCGCTCCTGCTTTGGCGATTATCCCGGCCCGGCGCTGGCTTTCTTGAGCGAACTATCCGCGATCGTGGATAGAAGGGCGGATAGTTCGCCGGAGGAAAGCTATACCGCCCGGCTATTGGCCAAGGGAATCAACAAGGTAGCGCAAAAAGTTGGAGAAGAGGGCGTCGAGACGGCATTGGCTGGCGTTTCAGAGGATAACTCCGCCCTCACCGGCGAAGCGGCGGACCTGATTTTCCACCTCATTGTCCTCCTGAAAGCGCGCGGACTATCCCTCATTGATGTCGCCGAAGAATTGAAGCGCCGCCACGCCAAGGCGTGACAGCGCTTGTCTTTTCGTCCCTGACCTATTGCGCGGTCCGCCAGGGATTGCGGAATGTATCCCCGAAGAAGACGGCATTTGTCAGTACACGTGCGGAGCCGCGGAAATAGGCGCGGTAATAGGGATTGTCGGCAAACAGGATCACCGCCCCGCGTCCGCGCCGCTCTGCATAAACGGCGCCAAGTCCTTGTAATGCATTGATGTTTGCCTCTGACGCATAGCCGGACAGCAACCCGTCACGGCTGTAACGCACTGGAATCGCAAAGGGATTCGTCCCGATCGCGAAGGCCTGCGTGCTCTCGCGCTGCACCGGCAGACGGTTTGAAGTGAGGCCGTAGAGAAGCGGGTGGGAGAGATCCACATCCGTGCCGAAGATAGCGCCGGAGATGCGCTCCTCGGTGTCCCAGCGTGATATGGTGGCATAGGCGAGGGGATTGCCGCCGCCATTGTCCCCGTTTCGTTCGGCCCAGCTGGCGCTGGTCAGCTCGTTGCGGATCGCATAGCTGGCGCCGCCCTGAATACCGATCAGCACACCGCCGGCACGCGTCCAGTCGCCGAGCCTTTTGGCGTCAGCCTCGCCCAGCCCGCCATAGCCGCCATTGGCCAGGATGATATGCGTGTAACGGCTGAGGTTGGCCCGGCCGAACTCGCTAATATCAATCATGGAAACCGGCATGTTCAGTTCGTGGTCGAACAGGTGCCAGATCTCGCCGGTTGCGTTCACATCCTGCCCGCGCCCCGTCAGCAGCAATATTTCCGGACGGCGCACATTGCTGGTGGCAAAGCCGCCCAGATCAGAACCCTGACGCGTCGCGCCGCTGGTCGCCGCGATGACGCGCACACCGTCCGCCGCTGTCCTCTGGACAAGGGCGTGGACAGTTTCGGGATCGACATCTTGCTGACGCACCTGAATGACGACCGAACCAGGGGGGACAGAGACCTCTCCATCCGCCGTGGTTACGCTGATGGCATCAGGCACCATGCGGGCGCGGATGCCGGCATCGAGGAAGCGATAGAGCGCACGCGGCGCATAAAAGTTAGTCCAGTCAATGACATAGGCATAATCGGTACGGGCAGGGGCCGGAACGGCCCGGTCAGCTGGCGTGACGCGTTCACCGGCCAGGTTTGGCGCGAAGATGCCGGGGCGAACTGCAGCAAAATCAAGGCCATAGGCCAGAGGCTGCGTCCATCCGGAGACATCGTAGAACTCGGTCATGTCGTCAATGATGCGGGTCTCGAAAAGGGCCTCGACCACGCGGAACTCGCGCTGGCGCACAAGGACTACATAACTGTTTGCCGGGTCGAAATCTGTATTTCCCAGCCTTGTGCGCTGTCTGAGCCGGTGAATCTCGATGCCATGAACGTCCAACATATCGATGAAATCATTCAGTCTTCCGGAATCGGCGGAGCTGAAGACATAGGCCAGATTGGGTGCGGCGTTCGCCAGCTGCGCGCTCTCGCGGTAGAAATCGCGCTGGAAGGACAGAAGCTGCTCCCGATTGGCCAGACCGGCCCGGACCAGCGCCAGCCCCACGCGGGCCTGCTGACCTATCTTGTCATCATAACGCAATGTTCCAAAATCGGTTTCCTGAACGATGCCGCGCACCGAGCTCTGCTCGAACAGGTAGGGCACCGAGCCGACAAGGCCGGGATAGCTGGAGCCATAGCCGAGATAGAAATCGTCGAAAAGCTCCTCGCTGACATAGAGCGCGCCTTCACCGTCGAGCTGTTCGGTCAGAAAGCTGTTCATGCGCTGGTTAAGTGCAAGCCCGTCTGCTGACAGCAAAGGGTGCAGGCCGTCTGGCGGCCCCGGAGAGAAGAAGTAGGTTGTGTTCTGCCCCATCTCGTGGAAATCAGCCGCAATATTGGGCATCCATTCACGCGTCGCGCGCACCAGCGCCACCGCTTCGGGCTGGGTCACGGGCAGCCATTGGCGGTTCAGGTCAAACCAGTAATGGTTCGTCCGCCCCCATGGCCATTCATTGAAATGCTCGCGGTGCTGCGGGTCTGCCACCGGCACCCGCGCGCGGTGCATATTGGTCCAGCTGGCGAAGCGCTCCGTGCCGTCCGGGTTGATCGGACCGATCAGGTGGATGACCGAACGGTCAAGCATATCAGTGACTTCCGCGCCCTGACCGGCGGCCAGAAAATACAGGAGCGGCATGATCGCGTCATAGCTGGACGGCTCTGAGCCATGCACGCCATGAGTGAACTGGATCACGACCGGGTGGTCTGCCGGGATCGCGCTTGTATTGCCGGCCGCGGAAATGGCGTGCTGCGCCTCGCGGATCTCGTCCAGCCGCGCATGGTTTTCCGGCGCGGTGATGGTCACGCGCATGATCCGGCGGCCGAAATGGGAACGCCCGACACTGTCAATCGTTACCCGGTCGGAGGCGGCGGCAACCGCCTGCATATAGGCTGCGATCATGTCGGGTGTGTAGATGATTTCGCCGACGGCAAAGCCGGTTACAGCCTCTGGCAGGGGAATCGCAGGATCGTACTCGACATCCTGAGCGATCAGCTCAGTTAAAGGCTTGGGCTCATAGGCATTCGCCGCCGAAAGCCCTACACACGCGCCCAGCAAACCCACCAGCACGAACCGGCAAAACATCATGGCATCAACCCCCGCAAGAAACGCCGTAACCCTAGGCGGGCAAGGCCTTGCGTCAAGCGCGATGCGCGCCTGTATGGCTGCTCCAGCGGTGCTGCTTGCCATGTCCGCGATAGCGGTGGCTCAGCCTGCTTCTGCTGTACCGGACGAGGTGATCGTCGTCAGCGCAGCACGCACGGCCCAGGCGCGCGATAGCGCCGCGGTGCCGGTGGCCGTGCTGGACGCGCAGACTATCCGTACCGTCGGCGCCCAGCATATCGCCGAGCTGTTGAACCGGGCGCCGGGCGTCTACGTCCATCGCGGCAACGGGGCAGAACACCTGACCGCCATCCGCTCTCCGGTCCTGAGCGCTGGCGCGGGCGCGGGATCATTCCTGTATCTGGAAGACGGGATTTCCCTGCGCGCGCCTGCGTTTGCCAATATTAACGGCCTGTTCGAGGCGGTCGATGAGCTGGCCGGCCGGGTGGAGATCATCCGGGGGCCGGGCGGGGCGGTCTATGGCTCGAACGCGCTGCACGGACTGGTCAATGTCATCACGCCTGACCCGGCCCTTTCCAGCCGCCGCGCCGAGCTGGAGCTGGGCAGCTATGGCCGTATACGCGTCACGGCCTCGGCCAGCGGTTCAACGCGCCTGGGAGATGGCTTTATCGGCCTCTCGGCGCGTTCCGAGGACGGTTGGCGGGATGATGCCTCGCTGTTTCGCGCCGGCCTTCAGACGCGGCTGGACTGGGGGCAGGGAGCAACGCGCTGGAGCCTGCGCGCCAGCGCCATCCATCTGGAGCAGGAAACCGCCACCTTCGTGAACGGGTTTGAGGCCTATCGCGATGAAGCGCTGTCGCGGCGAAATGCAAACCCGGAGGCCTTCCGTGATGCGCGCGCCTTCCGGGTGAGTCTGCATGCCGATCACACCCTGTCCGAACGCTGGAGCCTGTCTGGCGCCGTGTACGCACGCAGCAATGACATGGACTTCCGGCTCCACTTCCTGCCCTCGCGCGCGCTGGAGTTTACCGGCCATGACAGCATTGGCGCGCAATCGGCGCTCACCCGCCAGACATCGCAAGGCAGCCTGACCATCGGCGCAGATGGCGAATGGACGCGTGGTTATCTGATTGAAGACCAGACGCTGGCGAGCTTTGGCGAATTCCCGCAAGGCGTTCATTACGACTATGACGTGGAGGCGCTGACCGGCGCGGTGTTCGCGATGGGCCGCCACACCCTTACAGAGGCGCTGGAGATCGAAGGCGGGGCGCGGCTGGAGACGACCCGGTTTGACTATACGAACAATACCGATGATGGCGCGACAGGGCGCTTCCTGCGCTTGTCTGACCGCTCTGACAGCTTCACCACGTTCGCGCCTCATGCAGGGCTCGTCTGGCGCTTTGCGGATAATTGGCGTGCGTTTGCGCGTGCCGCGCGCGGCGTACGTGCGCCCCAGACGGATGAGCTCTACCGGCTGCAGCCCGGACAGGAGATCGACAATATCGAACCGGAAGCGCTCGACAGTCTGGAGGCGGGCCTGCGCCTGTCGCGCCCCGACGGTCTGGCGCTGGAGCTGACCGCCTTCACCATGGTCAAGCGCAACGTGTTCTTCCGCGATGCGGACGGTATCAATGTCACCGACGGGCGCACGACCCATGAGGGTATGGAGATTGAGGGCGTGTGGCCGGTCACGGCCACGCTGACCTTCTCTGGCGCGCTCATTTGGGCCATTCACAAATATGATTTCGACAGGCCGGTCAGTCAGGCCTTTGAGGTGATCGAGCGCGGCAACCGCGTCGATACCGCCCCGGAATGGCTGTGGAATCTGCGCGCAAGCTGGCAACCCGTGGACGCGGTTCGTCTCGAAGCGGAATGGGTGCATGTGGGCGAGTATTTCGCCGATGCGGCCAATGATGCGGTCTATGCCGGGCACCATCTGGTCAATCTGCGCGGCGCGATGCAGGTACGCGAGGGCGTTGAGCTCTTCGCTTCGCTGCGCAACGCCGCCAATACACGCTATGCCGAGCGTGCCGACTTTGCCTTTGGCGGCTATCGCTACTTCCCCGGCGAACCGCGTACCGTTTCCGTTGGCGTGCGGGTAAGGGGATAGCTTGCCAGTCCTCAATCTCGCGAGTTGCGGCGAGGTGAGCTACAACGCAGCCCAAACTTGCCCCGCCCGCCGGTCGCGGCTAGCAGTGAAAAAGAAATATTTTTCTGAAAGGAAATCCCATGCCCCGTCAGACTGGTGCCCAGCACCTCGCCGATGCCTTGCTTGCCAATGGTGCTGATCTGGCGTTTGGCGTGCCGGGCGAGAGCTATCTGGCGCTGCTTGATGCGGTCTATGAGAAGGGCAAGGACTTCCGCTTCATCACCTGCCGTCAGGAGGCGGGCGCGGCCAACATGGCCGAGGCTCATGGCAAGCTGACGGGCCGCCCCGGCATCTGCATGGTCACGCGTGGGCCCGGCGCGACGCAGGCCAGCGTGGGCGTCCATACCGCGTTTCAGGACTCCACACCGATGATCCTGCTCATTGGCCAGGTGGCGCGCGACATGAAGGACCGGGAAGCCTTTCAGGAAATCGACTACACGCATTTCTTCCGCGATCAGTGCAAATGGGTGGCCGAGATCAATGATCCCGCCCGCGTGCCCGAATACATTGCGCGTGCCTTTGCCACCGCGATGAATGGACGGCCCGGCCCGGTCGTGCTGTCTTTGCCCGAAGACATGCTCACCGAAACCGCCGAGGCGCCCGCCATCCGCCGCGTGGAGACAGCCCATGCCGCGCCTGCGCCGGGCGACATCGCCAAGCTGGAAGCCCTGCTGGCAAAAGCAAAGCGCCCGTTCGTGATCTATGGCGGCACCAAGTGGAGCGGCGAGACGGTGGAGAAGGCGCGCCGCTTTGCCGAAAACAATGATCTGCCCGTCGCCTGCTCCTTCCGCTCCAAGGACCATTACAACAATATGGGCCCGAACTATGCCGGGGATCTGGGCGTTGCGCCGAACCCCAAGCTGGTGGAGCGCGTGAAGGGCGCAGACCTTCTGATCGTGTTCGGCCCGCGCCTCGGCGAGATGACGACCTCTGGCTATACGGTGCTCAAACCGCCGGTTCTGGAGGGACAGACGCTGGTCCACATCCATCCCGGCGCGCAGGAGCTGGGCCGGGTCTACCAGCCTGATCTCGCCATCAACGCCACCGTGGCCGCCGCCGCCGATGCGCTTGCCCACATCAAGGTGGATGCATCCGCCTGGGCCGGTGAGGCTGCTGCCGCGCATGAGGAGTTTCTGGCGTTTTCCTCGG is drawn from Glycocaulis alkaliphilus and contains these coding sequences:
- the hisIE gene encoding bifunctional phosphoribosyl-AMP cyclohydrolase/phosphoribosyl-ATP diphosphatase HisIE, whose protein sequence is MSDELSPLSAEQIDFEKGGGLVPAIVQHGLTGEVLMLGYMNAQALAATQEKGLVTFWSRSKNRLWTKGETSGDVLRLAGLAVDCDRDAILVQALPEGPTCHIGTRSCFGDYPGPALAFLSELSAIVDRRADSSPEESYTARLLAKGINKVAQKVGEEGVETALAGVSEDNSALTGEAADLIFHLIVLLKARGLSLIDVAEELKRRHAKA
- a CDS encoding M14 family zinc carboxypeptidase; amino-acid sequence: MMFCRFVLVGLLGACVGLSAANAYEPKPLTELIAQDVEYDPAIPLPEAVTGFAVGEIIYTPDMIAAYMQAVAAASDRVTIDSVGRSHFGRRIMRVTITAPENHARLDEIREAQHAISAAGNTSAIPADHPVVIQFTHGVHGSEPSSYDAIMPLLYFLAAGQGAEVTDMLDRSVIHLIGPINPDGTERFASWTNMHRARVPVADPQHREHFNEWPWGRTNHYWFDLNRQWLPVTQPEAVALVRATREWMPNIAADFHEMGQNTTYFFSPGPPDGLHPLLSADGLALNQRMNSFLTEQLDGEGALYVSEELFDDFYLGYGSSYPGLVGSVPYLFEQSSVRGIVQETDFGTLRYDDKIGQQARVGLALVRAGLANREQLLSFQRDFYRESAQLANAAPNLAYVFSSADSGRLNDFIDMLDVHGIEIHRLRQRTRLGNTDFDPANSYVVLVRQREFRVVEALFETRIIDDMTEFYDVSGWTQPLAYGLDFAAVRPGIFAPNLAGERVTPADRAVPAPARTDYAYVIDWTNFYAPRALYRFLDAGIRARMVPDAISVTTADGEVSVPPGSVVIQVRQQDVDPETVHALVQRTAADGVRVIAATSGATRQGSDLGGFATSNVRRPEILLLTGRGQDVNATGEIWHLFDHELNMPVSMIDISEFGRANLSRYTHIILANGGYGGLGEADAKRLGDWTRAGGVLIGIQGGASYAIRNELTSASWAERNGDNGGGNPLAYATISRWDTEERISGAIFGTDVDLSHPLLYGLTSNRLPVQRESTQAFAIGTNPFAIPVRYSRDGLLSGYASEANINALQGLGAVYAERRGRGAVILFADNPYYRAYFRGSARVLTNAVFFGDTFRNPWRTAQ
- the hisH gene encoding imidazole glycerol phosphate synthase subunit HisH gives rise to the protein MTLALIDTSTANIASVRYALNRLGVEPVLAATPGEAARADKLILPGVGAAGPAMRALERSGWADALRNDTRPLLGVCLGMQLLFGESDEDSGTRTPVPLLGLIPGRVERLAPSDAGPWPHMGWNTLSFPPGSDPLLTGIEEGAHVYFVHGFYVPEGASTLATTAYGTRISAMVRHGHIAGCQFHPERSGAVGARILSNFIKG
- the hisD gene encoding histidinol dehydrogenase, with amino-acid sequence MTLLSRYVWAELSPEERAALMARPSDSSDAFAVAAKILSEVRAEGETAVRRYAQELDGHAPADFRVPVSDLKAAADALDPEDAKAILAAADAVRRYHECQGYKSYCLETWPGGVAERRVTPLEVAGLYVPAGTAPLVSTLLMLAIPAQIARVSRIAVLTPPVGKAGPDRTILGAAGLLGLDEVYALGGAHGVAALGLGVAGLPRADRIFGPGNAYVAAAKALLAQTPGGAAADLPAGPSEVIIIADDSADPDFVALDLLAQAEHDRLAQVLLIAFSEGFIDLVESALKARLEGLPRRDIALAALSASKAFLVRNEAEAVAAANAYAGEHLIIQTADPEALCGEIRHAGSIFLGPWTPEAAGDYAAGPNHSLPTAGAARAYGGVSVEMFQKTTSVLRFEARGAAAIAPTVERLAALEGLDAHRLAMAVRREKAQEEMI
- a CDS encoding thiamine pyrophosphate-binding protein, producing MPRQTGAQHLADALLANGADLAFGVPGESYLALLDAVYEKGKDFRFITCRQEAGAANMAEAHGKLTGRPGICMVTRGPGATQASVGVHTAFQDSTPMILLIGQVARDMKDREAFQEIDYTHFFRDQCKWVAEINDPARVPEYIARAFATAMNGRPGPVVLSLPEDMLTETAEAPAIRRVETAHAAPAPGDIAKLEALLAKAKRPFVIYGGTKWSGETVEKARRFAENNDLPVACSFRSKDHYNNMGPNYAGDLGVAPNPKLVERVKGADLLIVFGPRLGEMTTSGYTVLKPPVLEGQTLVHIHPGAQELGRVYQPDLAINATVAAAADALAHIKVDASAWAGEAAAAHEEFLAFSSVVEVKRGFNLSKMFCWLSDNLPESAILTNGAGNYAAWLHRFYRHKACRTQLGPTSGAMGYGVPAGIAAKIAKPDALVVSVNGDGCFLMCGQELATAAQYGANVIFIVADNGAYGTIRMHQEREYPGRVSGTELKNPDFVAYAKSFGCEGIRVESFDDFPAAFEQAKNCGKPALLHLICDVEEIAPGRTISALRGK
- a CDS encoding TonB-dependent receptor, with product MAAPAVLLAMSAIAVAQPASAVPDEVIVVSAARTAQARDSAAVPVAVLDAQTIRTVGAQHIAELLNRAPGVYVHRGNGAEHLTAIRSPVLSAGAGAGSFLYLEDGISLRAPAFANINGLFEAVDELAGRVEIIRGPGGAVYGSNALHGLVNVITPDPALSSRRAELELGSYGRIRVTASASGSTRLGDGFIGLSARSEDGWRDDASLFRAGLQTRLDWGQGATRWSLRASAIHLEQETATFVNGFEAYRDEALSRRNANPEAFRDARAFRVSLHADHTLSERWSLSGAVYARSNDMDFRLHFLPSRALEFTGHDSIGAQSALTRQTSQGSLTIGADGEWTRGYLIEDQTLASFGEFPQGVHYDYDVEALTGAVFAMGRHTLTEALEIEGGARLETTRFDYTNNTDDGATGRFLRLSDRSDSFTTFAPHAGLVWRFADNWRAFARAARGVRAPQTDELYRLQPGQEIDNIEPEALDSLEAGLRLSRPDGLALELTAFTMVKRNVFFRDADGINVTDGRTTHEGMEIEGVWPVTATLTFSGALIWAIHKYDFDRPVSQAFEVIERGNRVDTAPEWLWNLRASWQPVDAVRLEAEWVHVGEYFADAANDAVYAGHHLVNLRGAMQVREGVELFASLRNAANTRYAERADFAFGGYRYFPGEPRTVSVGVRVRG
- the hisB gene encoding imidazoleglycerol-phosphate dehydratase HisB, translating into MSAIIDLSRGAGIRAELSRKALLARLSDILGCDPEALVLAANAEAAQQALEGVDTSFDTSRLAEGLAALESPSKEGVTLYRLGREISDYVVIDTRNPALAAELTDKSALPYPYLAPDIVPRLTPAAIASAKAEWDQYVSLMLSCAARMGELTGAVVDREGDKLTLSSPDKGALAQRLAALGLKLEETGEGFTAWVLTLAEAKALAAYLGGLKAPRTASIRRTTKETDIALYIDLDGEGGRFETGVHFFDHMLEQVSRHGGFRLDVVCEGDIEVDTHHTIEDVCLALGEAIRLALGDKAGIARFGFALPMDETRAGVWIDLSGRPYLRFDGEIPGERVGDYPVDMCAHAFRSISETLKAAIHVEVSGDNPHHMIEACYKAFGRALRQAIRIEGASIPSTKGVL
- the hisF gene encoding imidazole glycerol phosphate synthase subunit HisF, translating into MLARRIIPCLDVRDGKVVKGVRFKDHEVVGDIVDLARLYAEQGADELVFYDISASPEGREVEPLWVARVAQVIDIPFCVAGGIRSVAAARARLHAGADKISINTPALENPNLINALAEEFGSQCVVVGMDSRKIGGINRLHQYTGDPDRTLTSERDTLSWIKEVIERGAGEIVLNCMDQDGVRQGYDIEQLIAAREVCSVPLIASGGAGAMDHFAEVFKKANVDGALAASVFHKGVISIPDLKIYLAQSGIEVRP
- a CDS encoding HisA/HisF-related TIM barrel protein; this translates as MILYPAIDVLEGRVVRLAKGDFAAVTDYGDDPAAVARSYLKAGAEWLHLVDLSGARDGKRRQLSLVESVAATGIKVQTGGGVRTGEDIESLLDSGASRVVIGSLAVTDPGKVSGWLVRYGAQAIAAAFDVRMKGDTPIPVVKGWTEEAGITLGELLQAYQRHGLRHALATDTGRDGMLEGINIPLYQSLVASRPEIAWQASGGVATLDDIRQAKALKMGGVIIGRALFEGRFTLEEALAC